Proteins encoded in a region of the Paenibacillus sp. W2I17 genome:
- a CDS encoding sugar ABC transporter permease — protein MQPDGKSALSQNLSVYTNPSSKKNKLWRRTIRNWELYLFIAPAFLYFLIFHYGPMYGIQIAFKNFIPTLGVTGSPWVGFDHFIRFFNSYYFWDLLWNTLSISLYELAIGFPLPIILALAFNEVKDSFFKRTVQTVTYAPHFISVVVMSGMIITFLSPSSGMIVNLVQALGFQSPQFLTDPAWFKTVYVLSGVWQSAGWGTIIYLAALSGVDPQLHEAAVVDGASRFKRILHINIPAIIPTITILLILNMGSILGVGFEKILLLQNPLNMGSSDVISTFVYRSGLVDAQYSFSTAVGLFNSVVNAILLITVNQIARRTSENSLW, from the coding sequence ATGCAACCAGATGGGAAGTCCGCCTTATCGCAAAACTTATCGGTATACACCAATCCGAGCAGTAAGAAAAATAAATTATGGAGAAGGACGATTCGGAACTGGGAGTTGTATCTGTTTATTGCACCAGCCTTTCTATACTTTCTGATATTCCATTATGGTCCGATGTACGGCATACAAATTGCATTTAAAAACTTTATCCCAACGCTTGGTGTCACAGGAAGCCCATGGGTTGGATTCGATCATTTCATCCGTTTCTTCAATTCGTATTATTTCTGGGATTTACTATGGAATACCCTTAGCATCAGCTTGTATGAGCTGGCTATAGGTTTTCCATTGCCGATTATTCTGGCGTTAGCGTTCAATGAAGTGAAGGATTCCTTCTTTAAGCGTACTGTGCAGACCGTCACGTATGCACCGCATTTCATTTCGGTCGTTGTGATGTCGGGGATGATCATTACCTTTTTATCACCCTCGTCAGGCATGATTGTCAATTTGGTACAGGCCCTTGGATTTCAGTCACCTCAATTCCTGACGGACCCTGCGTGGTTCAAAACAGTGTATGTACTGTCAGGAGTCTGGCAAAGTGCAGGCTGGGGCACCATTATATACCTTGCCGCTCTATCGGGTGTGGACCCGCAACTGCATGAAGCGGCTGTGGTGGATGGTGCGAGCCGGTTCAAACGGATTTTGCATATTAACATTCCAGCGATCATCCCTACGATCACCATCTTGTTAATTCTGAATATGGGCAGTATTCTGGGCGTCGGATTCGAGAAAATCCTGCTGCTGCAAAATCCGCTGAACATGGGCTCGTCCGATGTCATCTCAACATTTGTCTATCGATCCGGTCTGGTCGATGCGCAGTACAGTTTCTCTACGGCGGTGGGATTGTTCAACTCCGTAGTGAATGCGATTCTGCTTATTACCGTGAATCAGATTGCACGCCGCACCAGTGAAAACAGCCTATGGTAA
- a CDS encoding extracellular solute-binding protein, whose amino-acid sequence MKKLRKASSITLCLTLFATLLAACGSTNEDGSTTSKVEGVKKEGFPIVDKTLTLKVMSQDAGVADWSTMPVLQEMEKLSGIKLEYQLSPIDSFETKKNLVFASGDLPDMFYAADLKPAEQVTYGSQGILIPLEKYIDEGYAPNIKKILDENPDVRKSFTTPDGHMYALPFIDKAAVWYRGPMWYNGEFLKALNVEEPKTTEELYTYLKRVKEEDPNGNGQQDEIPLTSVKLDDLRMFFFGFWGMYNEGIYSDKDGKVHYPYQEEGYKGYLTFMNRLWKEDLLDHETFSQTGDQKKAKGESNKLALFNDYHPYFTLGGEPSTDHPLMTPVKSEVANSPVYGKHPGMSARGTFAITSSNPSPEATMRWIDYLYSYEGATLFNQGPEGVLWKFKDKENHVKEWLPVPGGGDREEYRGKITPNFGILTPGINDPDVAKGLRTEFDEWIDQQNQEKLVPIGKAPFPNVYLTNEEQSEATALLSDLDTYVKQMEAKFVTGQEPLENWDKYIAQMKKMGSDRIIELYQGAYDRWNTGQ is encoded by the coding sequence ATGAAAAAGCTTCGCAAGGCTTCATCCATTACACTCTGTCTCACCTTATTCGCAACATTGCTTGCAGCTTGTGGTTCAACCAATGAAGATGGAAGCACGACCTCCAAAGTAGAGGGGGTCAAAAAAGAAGGTTTCCCTATTGTAGACAAAACGCTAACGTTAAAGGTCATGTCCCAGGATGCGGGCGTAGCCGATTGGAGCACCATGCCTGTGCTGCAAGAAATGGAGAAACTGTCGGGCATCAAGCTGGAGTACCAGCTCTCACCGATCGACAGCTTTGAAACGAAGAAAAATCTGGTTTTCGCGAGCGGAGACTTGCCGGATATGTTCTATGCTGCGGACCTCAAGCCTGCCGAGCAGGTGACTTATGGCAGCCAGGGCATCCTGATCCCGTTGGAAAAATACATTGACGAAGGTTACGCCCCAAATATTAAAAAGATTCTCGATGAGAACCCGGATGTCCGTAAATCATTTACAACACCTGATGGGCATATGTATGCACTCCCATTCATTGATAAAGCGGCCGTGTGGTATAGAGGCCCAATGTGGTACAACGGGGAATTCTTGAAGGCACTTAACGTAGAAGAGCCCAAGACTACGGAAGAATTGTATACGTATCTCAAGCGTGTAAAAGAAGAAGATCCTAATGGCAATGGCCAGCAAGATGAAATTCCGCTTACTTCTGTAAAACTGGATGATCTTCGCATGTTTTTCTTCGGCTTCTGGGGAATGTACAACGAAGGCATCTATTCCGATAAGGACGGTAAAGTTCACTATCCTTATCAAGAAGAAGGTTACAAAGGTTATCTTACATTCATGAACCGCTTGTGGAAGGAAGACTTGCTGGATCATGAGACCTTCTCTCAAACAGGTGATCAGAAAAAAGCTAAAGGTGAAAGCAACAAACTTGCACTGTTCAACGATTACCATCCATACTTCACGCTTGGTGGTGAACCTAGCACGGATCATCCGCTGATGACACCCGTGAAGAGCGAGGTGGCAAACTCTCCGGTATACGGCAAACATCCGGGCATGTCGGCTCGTGGTACCTTTGCTATTACAAGCAGCAACCCGTCCCCCGAGGCGACGATGCGATGGATCGATTACTTATACAGCTATGAAGGTGCGACACTGTTCAATCAAGGTCCGGAAGGTGTGCTGTGGAAATTCAAAGACAAGGAAAATCACGTTAAAGAGTGGCTCCCCGTTCCCGGGGGTGGGGATCGTGAGGAATACCGCGGTAAAATCACGCCGAACTTTGGTATCTTGACACCGGGTATTAATGATCCGGATGTAGCGAAGGGTCTTCGCACTGAATTTGATGAGTGGATTGACCAGCAGAATCAAGAGAAGTTGGTACCTATCGGAAAAGCGCCATTTCCTAACGTTTATTTGACAAATGAAGAGCAAAGCGAAGCAACCGCTCTATTGTCTGACCTGGATACGTACGTTAAACAGATGGAAGCGAAGTTTGTGACCGGCCAGGAACCACTTGAGAACTGGGATAAGTACATTGCACAGATGAAGAAAATGGGCAGTGACCGTATCATCGAACTGTATCAGGGGGCATATGACCGTTGGAATACCGGCCAATAA
- a CDS encoding glycoside hydrolase family 18 protein: MTRYIAAGYAVDSVLPDMAPEDLSKLTHLNVAFGHVKNDAITTEHLKNGHVIQNIKREHPNLTVLLSVGGWSAGGFSEAASTQAGRDSMAASAVRALEEYPFDGIDLDWEYPCYGEADIVSSPDDKRNFTLLLKTMREALSAKGEEDGRHYLLTIAAGADQYYVDGTEMAEVQQYLDYVQLMTYDMRGGFQVLTGHHTNLYTPTGDLFRISTDTSVNLFVRAGVPKEKIVIGAAFYSRIWNEVPDRNRGLHQMAGSTGGYGPSFAELEAQYINKDGYIRYWDEEACAPFLFNGSSLISYDDEESIQCKCDYVKDQGLAGIMFWEYGCDPTHRLLGAVHQGLKDLSAGEIR; the protein is encoded by the coding sequence GTGACCAGATATATTGCTGCGGGTTATGCTGTTGATTCAGTTCTCCCCGATATGGCACCTGAGGATCTGTCGAAGTTAACACATCTGAACGTAGCCTTTGGACATGTCAAAAATGATGCAATAACAACCGAGCATCTAAAAAACGGTCACGTTATCCAGAACATCAAGCGGGAGCATCCGAATCTTACAGTGCTGTTATCTGTAGGCGGATGGAGCGCAGGCGGTTTTTCCGAAGCCGCCTCAACCCAGGCGGGGAGGGACAGCATGGCTGCATCGGCGGTTAGGGCGCTGGAGGAATATCCTTTTGACGGGATTGATCTGGACTGGGAATATCCTTGTTACGGTGAAGCTGATATCGTATCCAGCCCAGATGATAAACGGAATTTCACTTTACTTCTCAAGACGATGCGGGAGGCACTGAGTGCCAAGGGAGAAGAGGATGGCCGTCATTATCTGCTCACTATTGCGGCAGGGGCTGATCAATACTACGTTGATGGTACAGAGATGGCTGAGGTGCAGCAGTACCTGGACTACGTACAGTTGATGACCTATGATATGCGTGGCGGTTTTCAAGTCCTGACCGGACATCATACGAATCTGTATACGCCAACCGGAGATCTGTTTCGAATTAGTACGGATACTTCCGTGAACCTGTTTGTTCGCGCTGGTGTCCCGAAGGAGAAGATTGTGATCGGAGCTGCGTTCTATTCCCGGATCTGGAATGAGGTTCCTGACCGAAACCGCGGACTCCATCAAATGGCCGGGAGTACAGGCGGATATGGACCATCATTTGCAGAGCTGGAAGCGCAGTACATCAACAAGGATGGATACATCCGTTATTGGGATGAAGAAGCCTGTGCACCGTTTCTGTTTAATGGGTCCAGCCTCATATCTTATGATGATGAAGAATCGATTCAATGCAAATGTGATTACGTAAAGGATCAAGGTCTGGCCGGGATCATGTTCTGGGAGTACGGCTGTGATCCAACTCACCGTTTGTTGGGTGCAGTGCATCAAGGGCTGAAGGATCTTTCGGCTGGGGAAATCCGATAA
- a CDS encoding alpha-L-fucosidase, whose protein sequence is MQKWFEEAKLGIFIHYGIYAVDGVAESWSFYNGRISYEEYMKQLDGFTASEFNAEKWADLIEKSGARYAVLTTKHHDGVALWDTQYSDLNVVKQTPANRDIVKEYAEAIREKGIHLGMYFSLIDWSHPDYPSVYEGGKVPEDLSSVNRHSSPVDGVQDQAKWQKFLQFNNHQLREILTNYGKVDLLWFDGDWERSAEQWNLPEFKHYLQSFNPDIIINSRLQGYGDYKTPEQGIPITRPEGPWEFCTTINTSWGYVPTDHKYKSLNQIIRMFCDCISMGGNMLLDIGPREDGTIYQRQEDILLGLGAWIRTHEEAVFGTGEGIMPRYYLGGSTVSEDRKTLYLFVYDDPKENVCIKGLCNPIKKITVLHSGKELNHEIHGGVPWFNIPGTTWIKMTPEDTHEQVTVLKLEFDEELEMYGGSGAVVTHN, encoded by the coding sequence ATGCAGAAATGGTTTGAAGAAGCCAAACTGGGGATATTCATCCACTATGGCATCTATGCGGTGGACGGAGTTGCGGAATCCTGGTCCTTCTATAATGGCAGGATATCCTATGAAGAATATATGAAACAGTTGGATGGTTTTACGGCATCGGAATTCAATGCGGAGAAGTGGGCGGACTTGATTGAGAAGTCTGGTGCCCGGTATGCCGTGTTAACAACGAAGCATCATGATGGCGTTGCGTTATGGGATACGCAATATAGCGATCTCAATGTTGTCAAACAGACACCAGCGAATCGTGACATTGTGAAGGAATATGCGGAAGCGATTCGGGAAAAGGGCATTCATCTGGGGATGTATTTCTCGCTCATTGATTGGTCACACCCGGATTATCCTAGCGTGTATGAAGGTGGAAAAGTACCGGAGGATCTCAGTAGTGTCAACCGGCATTCTAGTCCTGTGGACGGCGTTCAGGATCAGGCAAAGTGGCAGAAGTTCCTGCAATTCAATAACCATCAACTGAGAGAGATTTTAACAAATTACGGAAAGGTGGATCTGCTGTGGTTTGATGGGGACTGGGAACGGAGTGCCGAGCAGTGGAATCTGCCGGAGTTCAAGCATTACTTGCAATCCTTCAACCCGGATATCATCATCAACTCCCGTCTGCAGGGTTATGGGGATTACAAGACGCCAGAGCAAGGCATTCCGATTACAAGACCGGAGGGACCTTGGGAATTCTGCACCACGATCAACACATCATGGGGTTATGTGCCAACAGATCATAAATACAAATCCCTAAATCAGATCATTCGAATGTTCTGCGACTGCATTTCCATGGGCGGTAATATGTTGCTGGATATCGGTCCGCGTGAAGATGGCACCATCTATCAGAGGCAGGAGGATATTCTACTTGGGCTGGGAGCATGGATCCGAACCCATGAAGAGGCCGTCTTTGGTACGGGTGAAGGCATTATGCCTCGCTATTATCTGGGGGGAAGCACCGTATCCGAGGATCGAAAGACGCTGTACCTGTTTGTGTATGACGATCCAAAAGAGAATGTGTGCATCAAGGGTCTCTGCAATCCGATCAAGAAAATTACCGTGCTGCATTCGGGCAAAGAGCTGAATCATGAGATTCATGGGGGCGTGCCTTGGTTCAATATCCCGGGGACAACGTGGATCAAGATGACCCCGGAGGACACGCATGAACAGGTGACCGTTCTTAAGCTCGAATTCGATGAGGAGCTGGAAATGTACGGCGGCTCTGGAGCCGTTGTCACCCATAACTAA
- a CDS encoding carbohydrate-binding family 9-like protein — protein MNRSGVPEPRIEYAPKHYICKRAQEPLVLDGRVDKAFWNAAHWTDDFVDIEGDLRPKPEKQTRVKMLWDDDYFYFAAELIEDQIWATLTERDSVIFYDNDFEIFIDPDGDSHQYYEFEINALNTVWDLLLVKPYRDGGPPVNGWDISGLKTAVYIDGELNRPGAENRKWSVEVAIPWASLKECAEGNRPPAPGEFWRVNFSRVEWQTEVQDGEYRKVLNPDTGKPYPEDNWVWSPMGIINMHYPELWGYVVFSDDGTDQSFELPKDERIKWELRKLYYRERNYYEKHGEFTQDMKLLMGEELLSCNPVIETTRSLFQITAPSSDGTALICIREDGKLWKE, from the coding sequence ATGAACAGAAGTGGAGTGCCAGAACCCAGGATTGAATATGCTCCCAAACATTATATATGCAAGCGTGCGCAGGAACCGTTGGTGTTAGACGGTCGTGTGGATAAGGCATTTTGGAATGCGGCTCATTGGACGGATGATTTCGTTGATATCGAAGGGGATCTTCGTCCGAAGCCAGAGAAACAGACACGGGTAAAAATGCTGTGGGATGACGACTATTTCTATTTTGCTGCCGAGCTGATTGAAGATCAGATATGGGCTACCCTGACTGAACGTGATTCGGTTATTTTTTATGACAATGACTTCGAGATTTTTATCGATCCCGACGGGGATTCCCATCAATATTATGAGTTCGAGATTAATGCGCTCAATACGGTATGGGACCTGTTATTAGTGAAGCCTTATCGGGATGGTGGGCCTCCGGTTAACGGTTGGGATATCAGCGGTCTCAAGACGGCCGTATATATCGACGGGGAACTGAACAGACCTGGTGCAGAGAACCGGAAATGGAGTGTGGAAGTTGCGATTCCCTGGGCCAGTCTAAAGGAATGCGCCGAAGGAAACCGTCCACCTGCGCCGGGTGAGTTCTGGCGTGTCAACTTCTCGCGTGTGGAGTGGCAAACCGAGGTACAGGACGGTGAGTACCGCAAGGTGCTGAATCCAGATACGGGTAAACCTTATCCGGAGGACAACTGGGTGTGGTCACCTATGGGTATTATCAACATGCATTACCCGGAGTTATGGGGGTATGTTGTATTCTCGGATGACGGAACCGATCAGTCGTTTGAGTTGCCGAAAGACGAACGAATCAAATGGGAGCTTCGCAAGCTTTATTACCGTGAACGTAATTATTATGAAAAGCATGGTGAATTTACCCAAGATATGAAGTTGCTTATGGGTGAGGAATTGTTGAGCTGTAATCCTGTTATTGAAACGACTCGCAGCCTGTTCCAGATTACTGCGCCTTCTTCGGACGGCACGGCCTTGATCTGTATTCGGGAAGACGGAAAGCTGTGGAAGGAGTGA
- a CDS encoding S-layer homology domain-containing protein yields the protein MKHKKGLAATLALCVSLTAGGASVFAFTDVKDEGQKSVVDSLKSKGIVNGVTADLFRPDLALSEPQGVQLIVNAFGLKNEFAEASAQNKISPDTWYADAVQAATQNGLSIPVELNPQGKMTRELFVILLHEGINTTGNYPVIMKYNLVKDENKIGKDAISAVQNLLNMNIIELDKDGNFRPDQSLTRMEAASMIFNALEFVDKHGNGGSAEPTPTNPGEGQQAIVPEVTTTKVDEKTTKVKLSAEMPHPGYGLKIDDVKLEKDGRAIVLYSIIQPDPDMMYPMVITNVTAETDIPTGYTAEAQPSGK from the coding sequence ATGAAACATAAAAAAGGATTGGCTGCAACACTTGCGCTCTGCGTTTCTTTGACAGCAGGAGGTGCATCGGTATTTGCTTTCACAGATGTGAAGGATGAAGGTCAGAAGTCGGTTGTGGATTCTTTGAAATCAAAAGGCATTGTTAACGGAGTAACAGCGGATCTGTTCCGTCCAGATCTTGCATTGTCCGAGCCACAGGGTGTTCAACTGATAGTGAATGCATTTGGTCTGAAAAATGAATTTGCGGAAGCATCCGCTCAGAATAAAATCAGTCCGGATACGTGGTATGCCGATGCGGTGCAGGCCGCTACTCAGAATGGACTGTCCATTCCAGTTGAATTGAACCCCCAGGGCAAGATGACGCGTGAACTGTTTGTCATTTTGCTACATGAAGGGATTAACACAACCGGGAATTATCCGGTCATCATGAAGTATAATCTTGTTAAGGACGAAAATAAAATCGGTAAGGACGCCATATCTGCAGTCCAGAACCTGCTGAACATGAACATCATTGAACTGGATAAGGACGGGAATTTCCGTCCAGATCAGTCGCTTACCCGTATGGAGGCTGCAAGCATGATCTTTAATGCACTCGAATTTGTGGATAAACACGGCAATGGCGGCTCAGCAGAGCCAACTCCAACCAATCCAGGTGAAGGCCAACAAGCGATTGTACCTGAAGTAACAACGACGAAGGTTGATGAGAAAACAACCAAAGTTAAACTCAGTGCTGAAATGCCGCACCCTGGATATGGATTGAAGATTGATGATGTGAAATTGGAGAAGGATGGACGCGCCATCGTGCTCTATTCCATTATTCAACCTGATCCAGACATGATGTATCCAATGGTTATCACAAATGTGACTGCAGAAACGGATATCCCAACAGGCTATACAGCAGAAGCTCAACCTTCTGGTAAGTAA
- a CDS encoding transglutaminase domain-containing protein, whose translation MTSQTLVFSLDAQSLERIEQKFQEKVRFAEARKSELFHIFQQELTQEETWALKYVYAYMPVNDMADYNGDLFLSHVRQALDTRKRVPWGDRVPDHLFLHFVLPYRVNTENIEDYRGLMYGELVERTTNLSMADAILETNYWCHEKATYIGSDLRTISPLTMIRNARGRCGEESTLAVAALRSIGIPARQVYTPRWAHCDSNHAWVEAWADGQWYYIGACEPEARLNQGWFSPPARRAMLINTRIYADYPGPEDITLSEKGYTEINLLENYAPTRNIYVKVKNEQGEPVPGASVRFELYNTAEFYPIAEIRTDAQGEAAFKTGYGDLLIRTVSGGKWSEILFKAQESEVIELVLDSSEQPTGIVDFDMVPPPEREGEVVVALPEEKIEIHNRRLEEGAQTRSEYEDTFLSEEEAVSLAKKVGLPSVRVWDVLRKARGNSREIAAFLEERSNPYGEWPLRLLESMNEKDLIDTFRQTLDDHLIGALSQQGSWAEDTFVSYILCPRISYEMLVPYRGVFQNAFSADEAAAFRENPSTLARILEQQYEYYDDLPNLKGKGNPIGTFSLMKGDSQSLDILFVAVCRSLDIPARLHPSAQKPQYLSDRGWEDAVFSLTSPLTQESTSWGMLQLHRDIKASQDTPAASYFENFSFARLKDGVYKTLIYPYSSTDVYSEPYEVEAGAYRLTTGIRLKDGTAKVRFVYFTVNAGDTTEVVLSYRENEVDIPVLGKLAPGSNLTRLDDSEVELEELLGSEGAIAAWIEPEREPTKHLIRELCELAEPLDKVGIPIVLMIGDMEWNAAFDPAGYPKLPVRTVFVRDSSYASLSGFISKPATHEAGYPHLFVLDTQYQVRYSASGYKIGTGKEALQIAAAISQSSNGSE comes from the coding sequence ATGACCAGCCAAACCTTGGTATTTTCCCTTGATGCACAGTCATTGGAGAGGATCGAGCAGAAGTTCCAGGAGAAGGTGCGTTTTGCAGAGGCCCGCAAATCGGAGTTGTTTCATATTTTTCAGCAGGAGCTAACACAAGAAGAGACATGGGCATTGAAGTATGTCTATGCCTATATGCCGGTAAACGACATGGCTGATTATAACGGGGACTTGTTCTTGAGCCATGTGCGCCAGGCTTTGGACACCCGTAAACGTGTGCCTTGGGGAGATCGCGTTCCGGATCATCTGTTCCTTCATTTTGTGCTGCCTTATCGGGTAAATACGGAAAATATTGAAGATTACCGCGGCTTGATGTATGGCGAATTAGTCGAGCGGACTACGAACTTATCCATGGCAGATGCAATCTTGGAGACCAATTACTGGTGTCATGAAAAAGCGACCTATATAGGCAGCGATCTGCGCACGATATCACCGCTGACGATGATCCGAAATGCTCGTGGCCGATGCGGCGAAGAATCCACGCTGGCAGTGGCCGCTCTTCGCAGCATCGGTATACCTGCCCGTCAGGTCTACACACCGCGCTGGGCTCACTGTGACAGTAACCATGCTTGGGTAGAAGCCTGGGCAGATGGTCAATGGTATTACATCGGGGCATGCGAGCCTGAAGCCCGTCTGAACCAAGGGTGGTTCAGTCCGCCAGCCCGCAGGGCCATGCTGATTAATACGAGGATCTATGCCGACTATCCCGGACCAGAGGATATTACGCTCTCCGAAAAGGGATATACGGAAATTAATTTGCTTGAGAACTATGCGCCCACACGCAACATCTATGTGAAGGTGAAAAATGAACAGGGAGAGCCCGTACCCGGCGCGAGTGTCCGCTTTGAGCTGTACAATACGGCTGAATTCTATCCGATTGCCGAAATCAGGACGGACGCACAAGGGGAAGCTGCTTTTAAGACAGGCTATGGCGACCTTTTGATTCGTACAGTTAGCGGGGGCAAGTGGAGTGAAATCCTATTCAAGGCTCAGGAAAGCGAGGTTATAGAGCTTGTGCTGGACTCGTCAGAGCAGCCTACAGGGATTGTAGATTTCGATATGGTTCCTCCTCCGGAAAGGGAGGGAGAGGTCGTGGTTGCATTACCGGAGGAGAAGATTGAGATTCATAATCGTCGTCTGGAGGAAGGAGCGCAGACTCGGAGCGAGTATGAGGACACGTTCCTGAGTGAGGAGGAAGCTGTCTCGCTGGCTAAAAAGGTTGGACTGCCCTCGGTACGTGTATGGGATGTTCTCCGCAAGGCACGGGGGAACAGCCGGGAAATTGCAGCTTTCCTAGAGGAACGTTCCAATCCATACGGTGAGTGGCCGCTCCGGTTGCTGGAGTCGATGAATGAAAAAGATTTAATTGATACCTTTCGTCAGACGCTGGATGATCATCTGATTGGTGCGCTCTCGCAGCAAGGATCATGGGCGGAAGATACGTTCGTGAGCTACATCCTGTGTCCGCGGATCTCCTATGAGATGCTGGTCCCTTATCGAGGTGTATTCCAGAATGCCTTTTCGGCAGATGAGGCGGCAGCGTTCAGGGAGAATCCCTCGACACTTGCCCGAATTCTGGAACAGCAATATGAATACTATGACGATCTTCCTAATCTAAAAGGCAAAGGGAATCCAATAGGGACGTTTAGTCTAATGAAGGGAGACTCTCAGTCGCTGGATATTTTGTTTGTGGCTGTATGTCGCAGTTTGGATATTCCGGCCCGATTACATCCGAGCGCACAGAAACCACAGTATCTAAGTGACAGAGGCTGGGAGGATGCAGTGTTTAGTCTCACCTCACCTCTAACTCAGGAGAGCACAAGCTGGGGAATGCTCCAACTTCATAGGGATATAAAAGCTTCGCAGGACACACCTGCGGCATCTTATTTCGAAAACTTCTCGTTTGCTCGTCTGAAAGATGGCGTCTACAAGACATTGATTTATCCTTATAGCAGTACGGATGTCTATAGCGAGCCATATGAGGTTGAAGCAGGAGCTTATCGCTTAACGACAGGCATTCGTCTGAAAGATGGAACGGCAAAAGTACGATTCGTCTACTTTACCGTGAACGCCGGAGATACCACTGAGGTTGTATTGTCTTATCGCGAGAATGAGGTTGATATTCCTGTACTGGGTAAACTGGCACCAGGAAGTAATCTGACCCGTCTGGATGATTCAGAGGTAGAACTAGAGGAACTTCTGGGATCGGAGGGTGCCATTGCTGCCTGGATTGAACCGGAGCGGGAACCGACCAAACATCTGATTCGTGAACTGTGCGAGCTGGCAGAGCCGCTGGATAAGGTGGGTATACCAATCGTACTCATGATCGGAGATATGGAATGGAATGCTGCCTTTGACCCTGCTGGTTATCCAAAGCTGCCTGTACGCACGGTTTTTGTACGAGATTCCAGTTATGCTTCCTTGTCCGGCTTCATTTCGAAGCCTGCAACTCACGAAGCGGGTTATCCACATCTCTTTGTACTGGATACTCAGTATCAAGTTCGTTATTCGGCTTCCGGGTACAAGATTGGTACCGGGAAGGAAGCCTTGCAGATTGCTGCTGCGATATCTCAATCATCGAACGGATCGGAGTGA
- a CDS encoding carbohydrate ABC transporter permease, with amino-acid sequence MSSAVKESRSDKLFLLCNYIYLTVALVIVLYPLLYIISASISDPKYVASGEMWLLPKGITFEGYARVFENTNIWIGYKNTIIYTVVGTIVNLIVTLPAAYALSRSDFVGRGFFMAMFMVTMFFGGGLVPSYLLVKDLGMVNSMWALILPGAASIWNIIVCRTFFQSTIPKELQEAAHIDGCTNTRLFIKIVLPLSMPIIAVMALFYGVGHWNSYFSAMIYLNDSSKYPLQLFLRQILVLQEMAAQGGGAIDTSSATAMNTKAEIAALVKYAVIIVATLPVIAVYPFLQRYFVQGVMIGSVKG; translated from the coding sequence ATGTCATCCGCTGTGAAAGAAAGCAGAAGTGATAAATTGTTCTTATTGTGCAATTACATCTATCTGACGGTAGCACTCGTCATTGTGCTGTATCCGCTGTTATACATCATCAGTGCTTCAATCAGTGATCCCAAATATGTAGCCTCCGGTGAGATGTGGCTGCTACCAAAAGGGATTACGTTTGAAGGTTACGCCCGGGTGTTTGAGAACACCAACATCTGGATTGGGTACAAAAATACGATTATCTATACCGTTGTAGGCACCATCGTTAACCTGATTGTTACACTACCCGCAGCCTATGCGCTCAGCCGCTCGGACTTTGTGGGACGTGGATTCTTCATGGCGATGTTTATGGTAACGATGTTCTTCGGCGGAGGGCTTGTCCCAAGTTACCTGCTGGTTAAGGATCTTGGTATGGTGAACAGCATGTGGGCACTTATTCTGCCTGGAGCTGCATCCATCTGGAATATTATCGTATGCCGAACGTTCTTCCAATCGACCATCCCCAAGGAGTTACAGGAAGCGGCGCATATTGATGGGTGTACCAACACCCGGTTGTTCATCAAGATTGTGCTCCCGCTTTCCATGCCAATCATTGCAGTGATGGCGCTCTTCTATGGAGTCGGACACTGGAACAGCTATTTTAGTGCCATGATCTATCTGAATGATTCTTCCAAGTACCCACTGCAGCTCTTTCTGCGCCAGATTCTGGTGCTTCAAGAAATGGCGGCTCAAGGGGGAGGCGCTATCGATACCTCTTCAGCAACAGCGATGAATACCAAAGCGGAGATCGCTGCACTGGTCAAATATGCTGTCATTATTGTTGCCACCCTACCGGTCATTGCGGTGTATCCATTCCTCCAGCGTTACTTTGTACAGGGTGTTATGATCGGTTCCGTTAAGGGATGA